A genomic stretch from Echeneis naucrates chromosome 6, fEcheNa1.1, whole genome shotgun sequence includes:
- the fam131bb gene encoding uncharacterized protein fam131bb, whose translation MWEKTCDREDWNRKLNQKFIPADGVPVQKDGEQLSMEDTTSILPRLKRNSNAYGIGALAKSSLSGVSGVTRTMKERVTKPTAMAQGRVAHMIEWQNWGMQTVGAGGMPQSRITTQEREKERRLENDAYSDLSDGEKEARFAAGILQQFAISEATLLAWSSMDGESPRSGSNQGSVAHLSEVNQESITSRDQILHHSSAEVWPHTYVSQGHYCLSSSDAWEPINNDPSGVASPPAGSYIMGTDGYDGQAAAHFLSQQQQQQFNLQQQSQLQQLQQIQQIQHYQQQQLLQYQQQQSLEHRLHSANHSLQATPNSTIHSLVHPVHTPLVDLWNTGQMEAYQAEARGYMGVAAVVEPSLCIPSGDDIVGTEHSPLLEQQETEEEVKEEEVTLCMEPESVTLTPPTQQGDASGGSSPGQPPAEPITERKTSDVTSGLIQTLEEKEEDEEEGPAASIATN comes from the exons ATGTGGGAAAAGACATGTGACAGAGAAGACTGGAACAGGAAGCTGAACCAGAAATTCATTC CGGCAGATGGCGTGCCAGTCCAGAAGGATGGGGAGCAG CTGTCTATGGAAGACACAACATCAATCCTGCCGAGGCTCAAGAGGAACTCAAATGCCTATGGCATTGGGGCACTGGCTAAGTCTTCTCTGTCAGGTGtgtcag GGGTGACCCGCACCATGAAGGAAAGAGTAACCAAACCCACAGCCATGGCTCAGGGTCGTGTTGCTCATATGATTGAATGGCAAAACTGGGGTATGCAGACAGTGGGTGCTGGAGGCATGCCTCAGTCCCGCATCACCACCCAGGAACGGGAAAAGGAGCGGCGGCTGGAGAACGATGCGTACAGTGACCTTagtgatggagaaaaagaggctCGTTTTGCTGCAG GTATCCTGCAGCAGTTTGCAATCTCAGAGGCAACACTTCTTGCCTGGTCATCAATGGATGGAGAGAGCCCACGGTCGGGATCGAACCAGGGCAGTGTGGCTCATCTGAGCGAGGTCAACCAGGAAAGCATCACCAGTCGAG ATCAGATATTGCACCACTCGTCAGCAGAGGTGTGGCCTCACACATATGTCTCCCAGGGTCATtactgcctctcctcctctgacgCCTGGGAGCCGATCAACAATGATCCCTCTGGTGTGGCATCTCCCCCTGCTGGATCATACATTATGGGGACAGACGGGTACGACGGGCAGGCGGCAGCTCACTTCCTGtcgcagcaacaacagcagcagtttaatctccagcagcagagtcaACTGCAACAGCTACAGCAGATCCAGCAGATCCAGCACtaccagcaacagcagcttctGCAGTATCAGCAACAGCAG TCTCTGGAGCACAGGCTGCACAGTGCCAACCACTCCTTGCAAGCAACGCCCAACAGCACCATCCACAGTCTGGTCCATCCGGTTCACACTCCATTGGTCGATCTGTGGAACACAGGGCAGATGGAGGCCTACCAGGCGGAAGCCAGAGGCTACATGGGTGTGGCAGCGGTGGTGGAGCCGAGCCTCTGCATCCCCTCTGGAGATGATATAGTAGGAACAGAACACTCCCcactgctggagcagcaggagacggaggaggaggtCAAG gaggaggaggtcacATTGTGCATGGAGCCAGAGTCTGTTACATTGACTCCGCCCACACAACAAGGGGATGCCTCTGGAGGCAGTAGCCCGGGGCAACCACCGGCAGAGCCAATCACAGAGCGGAAAACCTCGGATGTCACCTCCGGCCTCATTCAGACActggaagagaaggaagaagacgaggaggaggggCCTGCCGCTTCCATAGCAACCAACTGA
- the zyx gene encoding zyxin has translation MEDSNNDKPFMVTSSLNFKVTTPSFYNQPKKFASVAPPRPKSQTPPSAPSPTPIGTGVIGRVGDLPPPPPSLSDDFPPPPPPPPLDDDLPAPPPECHIIPTASDASPPAFPAPPPVADDLPLPAPPEECACPPTCPSPPPPPPPPPLPASGTSLPSAAGNPQRLTEKQTSFDQQLDSLTDLLSEMETRGPFNPKLPSQYSSAPAPKPSAPPPTAPKPALSFLPPPEMGDRPPPAPWAEELKARTNRQANHNSAPNSATQPFSKGPAVAPKSGFGGRMSTSSASLAQKLNQNLNQNPTPVSGAPKPSPVSATSSFPPPPAAPHTPPAPTNNVAAAPASNHIKSSPFASQVNANQKPPSAVPPPQPKTMSSPPSSFNQPMKSPPASTPSPPAPVPIPGGGVPLNMREVEELERMTKDFIRDMDTHAPVITSPPTEVCGKCGEALSRTQPAVRAMDKLFHSNCFCCMSCHRPLQGMQFYDRDSSPQCEDCYMSSLAVCSRCGERITDRVLKAVGQCFHAHCFRCSTCSCILEGAPFITDDNNNPYCVQDYHRRFSPLCVSCNEPIVPAPGSEETVRVVALDKNFHLKCYRCEDCARPLSIEADENGCYPLDGRILCMKCHTQRAKQAAQ, from the exons atggaGGATTCCAACAATGACAAGCCTTTCATGGTGACATCCTCTCTGAACTTCAAAGTCACCACCCCATCCTTCTACAACCAGCCAAAGAAGTTTGCTTCGGTGGCACCGCCACGGCCCAAAAGCCAGACACCTCCCTCAGCTCCATCACCTACACCAATCGGCACAGGGGTGATTGGTCGAGTAGGGGATCTGCCTCCACCACCCCCTTCCCTCAGCGATG ACttcccacctccacctcctcctcctccactggaTGATGATTTGCCAGCACCTCCTCCCGAATGCCATATCATTCCCACTGCCTCAGATGCTTCCCCTCCTGCCTTCCCTGCTCCACCTCCAGTGGCAGATGACCTGCCCCTCCCCGCTCCTCCTGAAGAATGTGCCTGTCCACCCACCtgcccctctccccctcctcctccacctccaccacctctccCTGCATCCGGTACCAGTTTACCCAGTGCTGCTGGAAACCCACAG AGACTCACTGAAAAGCAGACCAGCTTTGATCAACAGCTGGACTCTCTGACTGATTTGCTGTCTGAGATGGAGACCAGAGGACCTTTTAACCCGAAG TTACCGAGCCAGTATTCTTCAGCACCAGCGCCCAAaccttcagctcctccaccaaCTGCTCCTAAACCagccctctccttcctcccaccTCCTGAGATGGGAGACCGTCCGCCTCCAGCTCCTTGGGCGGAAGAACTCAAAGCCAGAACAAACCGTCAAGCCAATCACAACTCTGCACCAAACTCTGCTACTCAGCCATTTTCTAAAGGCCCAGCTGTGGCACCCAAGTCTGGTTTTGGAGGGAGAATGTCAACCTCATCTGCCTCTTTGGCGCAAAAACTGAACCAGAATCTGAACCAGAACCCGACGCCAGTCAGTGGAGCACCAAAACCTTCCCCTGTTTCTGCCACCAGCTCtttccctccacctcctgcagctCCCCATACACCTCCTGCCCCAACAAACAACGTGGCCGCTGCACCAGCCTCTAATCACATAAAGAGTTCCCCCTTTGCCAGTCAAGTGAATGCAAACCAGAAGCCGCCTTCTGCTGTGCCTCCTCCTCAACCGAAGACCATGTcatctcccccctcctcctttaaTCAACCAATGAAATCTCCCCCTGCATCAACG CCCTCACCCCCTGCCCCAGTTCCCATTCCAGGTGGAGGTGTTCCTCTAAACATGAGAGAAGtagaggagctggagagaatGACCAAGGACTTCATTAGGGACATGGACACTCACGCGCCTGTCATCACTTCCCCTCCCACAG agGTATGTGGGAAGTGTGGTGAGGCTCTGTCCCGTACTCAACCAGCTGTAAGAGCCATGGATAAACTGTTTCATTCCAACTGCTTTTGTTGCATGAGCTGTCATCGCCCCCTGCAGGGCATGCAGTTCTATGACAGAGATAGTTCACCTCAATGTGAGGACTGCTACATG agTTCCCTGGCTGTGTGTTCCCGATGTGGGGAGAGGATCACTGACCGAGTGCTGAAGGCAGTGGGCCAGTGTTTCCATGCTCACTGTTTCCGCTGCAGCACTTGCTCTTGCATACTTGAGGGGGCACCCTTCATCACTGATGATAACAACAACCCCTACTGTGTCCAGGATTACCACAG GCGTTTCTCCCCTCTGTGTGTAAGCTGTAATGAGCCCATTGTTCCAGCCCCAGGCAGTGAAGAGACAGTCAGAGTGGTGGCTCTTGACAAGAACTTCCACCTCAAGTGTTACCGTTGTGAG GACTGTGCTCGCCCGCTCTCCATAGAGGCAGATGAAAATGGCTGCTACCCTTTGGATGGTAGGATCCTCTGTATGAAGTGCCATACCCAGCGAGCCAAGCAAGCTGCACAGTGA